One genomic window of Scatophagus argus isolate fScaArg1 chromosome 16, fScaArg1.pri, whole genome shotgun sequence includes the following:
- the atad5a gene encoding ATPase family AAA domain-containing protein 5 isoform X1 — translation MMAGVVAMASVIEDFDTQPCKKSRKDVASPVGKTITNYFSPVPKPVEKPFSPPRSNNIMNYFIRKAPPSKEKTSSPEQLKENYQTAQPDEKRTSPEAAVKQPYQKRSRKVSKTARKLVEPEIVCSTENQSCLIVEEPHDNRDLAAEAVRNCYVFGSDTAALPVQISPEACVAAEKLETKAPNTVSEKDDHHEDRSECENDVTLKPELNSIELSPIVPPKDKVKQIKTIVRISRKKQQQEVKHSEPEEKEIESSLCDVSMEVNVDEASQLNSTVTISFEEFVRSQRQDRAEENIEDEQGKEDESKTTSDAEKMNADQLDIPKVEENVASGHLPLQVSPRTVTIQAEVHVVSPKQENKAAGKLASIFSRRKALSPADIVSSSPIEAGRQLPASSLTVKRKSNVVLQEEDLELAVLESESIPKSSEAERKQFMAAFKQASLDGSKTKSVKCQGKEKQPGEKVLDDADKVAEEDTQVPPLVEQVPAATRHSKVSKKKPLRTGRKKAKEEKEAVTTPPAAGPVEETAATIVEVDNEREEPPITSTPSIPMVRRSRREAVVRQTPEATPTAPVKKNRKHNTAAALLNDSPAEMSTPKIRKSKHGVFVAEMVCPPDTKQSPIRIKFTRVHTNVPLTKAESGSGINTPLATKTSDNSKKRKQAKRLVEKARVIQQSKKTAVKERSTLRRSSRAEASARKSYCEDEDSVICLEEDLTAPGKRPEKSLRSLNDVLGKATPVGKETKTVSGSKVASQGQEKTARRTSTVVSIFDESSHEGSENSQDDEQFRARREFLKSGLPESFRKQIAKTAATKEAYSLSCSSFQPVIHMKQPPKDCPLWSLQWPESLLLCHLKELWCPTSHPLPSVSGSLCVRTEPAHRACYERGSGWRPEISESVRQHLMEEVSTTNPSFPVQMFITRFLNRRTDHLQQCTAAELGAVTRATSSALPAEPVGGKRKRMDDEAEMTLKEAKKQRANSSGEKFEPEPTKKGGRTRRTRRSRPEDEEAVNDKTKPSVKAAPVPSEEDSVVVLVGEDTETKDVAKEDVLWTEKYQPQHSSDIIGNTSSVRRLHSWLKEWKLRADREERKKQKDKKREEGSNDSDWDCGEEDSQDGEDMLCNTMLITGPTGVGKTAAVYACAQELGFKVFEVNASSQRSGRLILSQLKEATQSHQVDSQGVNAHKPTYFNSYGTSSSAGTLRPGSSPRKVNSPRRVVSSPRKHPQSPRGAKKGGLAPTSLANFFKIGRPTNKETLNTKKNEQTGVSKKVIKATECATKHNEPAVKSPAATTPKENNKEEQKKTATSLILFEEVDVIFDDDSGFLAAIKTFMTTTKRPVILTTSDPAFSTMFDGNFENIHFKAPSVSEAGSFLQLLCLAEDMRTDQRDVSSLLKLNGCDVRQSLLQLQFWARSGGSRCATTPLTHKKQGNNKEAEVKPETNEEAAGMSVCAAAVPSALPPCDTGCTESLLGLLNVAPERDIWELLRSCNPLEEALCWEVLTSSRRRGVDLLYSNLETLLPLPLTQLNASTYKPGQTVSISQDHPSLNPKEPPSTCSQSDMPPSHARVQHTAESEDGLDDGSPIKMSSRMRSSKRRQRLPDQDRLHSDSDSEDSFLSLRKPQGAAQAKEEAKESLLSETVKRRPLTPEERLKSLPVSHCLESLADFLDNMSYMDSTFPGHPEVCDGHRSMSTVCAVVKDGMIDESRVEIDRSWVRGGHALEIPAAVEALSFRRCRASVAEAWDEAQQLEGELGKEAAAELTLPVTAHHSGYSFTRDGPCQPQLVQQRREVMESLMFRGAFGTLGNRPAAALDYLPALRTICRSEKLKEQGKVKRRFLHYLDAIHLGLERSTLQHLAEDFP, via the exons ATGATGGCTGGTGTTGTGGCTATGGCATCTGTCATTGAGGACTTTGACACCCAG CCTTGCAAGAAATCTCGCAAAGATGTTGCCAGTCCTGTTGGCAAGACTATCACAAACTATTTCTCTCCTGTGCCCAAGCCTGTGGAGAAGCCCTTTTCTCCTCCCCGATCCAACAACATAATGAATTACTTTATCCGGAAGGCCCCCCCCTCTAAAGAAAAGACCAGCTCTCCAGAACAGTTGAAGGAGAACTATCAGACAGCTCAGCCTGATGAGAAACGCACCAGCCCAGAGGCAGCAGTGAAGCAGCCATACCAGAAACGGAGTAGGAAGGTCAGCAAAACTGCAAGAAAACTTGTGGAGCCTGAAATTGTTTGCTCCACAGAGAACCAGAGCTGCCTGATTGTAGAGGAACCACATGACAACAGAGACTTAGCGGCAGAAGCAGTCAGGAACTGTTACGTTTTTGGCAGTGATACAGCAGCCCTGCCGGTTCAGATTAGTCCTGAGGCTTGTGTCGCTGCAGAAAAATTGGAGACAAAAGCCCCTAATACTGTCAGTGAAAAAGATGACCATCACGAAGACAGATCTGAATGTGAGAACGATGTCACACTTAAACCAGAACTGAACAGTATTGAATTATCTCCAATTGTACCTCCAAAAGATAAagtaaaacagattaaaaccATCGTACGAATTTCTAGGAAGAAGCAGCAACAGGAGGTGAAGCATTCAGAaccagaggagaaagaaattgAGAGCTCCCTGTGTGATGTTAGTATGGAAGTCAATGTGGATGAGGCCTCTCAGTTGAATAGCACAGTCACAATCTCCTTTGAGGAATTTGTGCGGAGTCAGAGGCAGGACAGGGCTGAAGAAAACATAGAAGATGAACAGGGCAAGGAAGATGAAAGTAAAACCACttcagatgcagaaaaaatgaACGCTGACCAGTTGGACATCCCTAAAGTTGAAGAAAATGTAGCTTCTGGGCATCTACCTCTTCAAGTCTCACCACGAACCGTCACCATCCAGGCCGAAGTGCATGTAGTTTCAcccaaacaagaaaacaaggcAGCTGGAAAGTTAGCTTCTATCTTCAGTAGGAGGAAAGCGCTGAGCCCTGCAGATATAGTATCATCTTCTCCCATAGAGGCTGGACGACaacttcctgcttcctctctgACAGTCAAGCGAAAATCCAATGTGGTTCTTCAAGAAGAAGATCTAGAGCTGGCTGTGCTTGAGAGTGAATCCATTCCCAAGTCcagtgaggcagagaggaagcagTTCATGGCTGCCTTCAAACAGGCCAGTCTGGATGGATCCAAAACCAAGTCTGTTAAGTGTCAGGGAAAGGAGAAGCAGCCGGGAGAGAAGGTTTTGGATGATGCCGACAAAGTTGCTGAAGAGGACACTCAGGTTCCACCTTTGGTTGAGCAAGTCCCAGCTGCCACTCGGCATAGCAAAGTATCTAAAAAGAAACCGTTAAGAACAGGCAGGAAGAAAGCtaaggaagaaaaggaggcagTCACCACCCCACCTGCTGCTGGTCCTGTGGAAGAAACTGCAGCCACAATAGTTGAGGTTGATAATGAAAGAGAGGAGCCTCCAATCACTTCAACTCCCTCCATCCCCATGGTGAGGAGATCCAGGAGAGAGGCTGTAGTGAGACAAACACCTGAGGCCACCCCAACAGCTCCTGTCAAAAAAAACCGGAAACAcaatactgctgctgctttactgAATGACAGCCCTGCAGAGATGTCCACCCCAAAGATACGCAAGTCCAAGCATGGAGTCTTTGTAGCAGAGATGGTGTGCCCCCctgacacaaagcaaagcccaaTCAG gATTAAATTTACTAGAGTCCACACAAATGTTCCCCTGACCAAGGCTGAGAGTGGAAGTGGCATAAACACACCTTTGGCTACTAAA acATCAGATAATTCTAAAAAAAGGAAGCAGGCAAAGAGGTTGGTGGAGAAAGCAAGAGTGATTCAGCAGAGTAAAAAAACTGCCGTTAAGGAGAGGAGCACCTTAAGGCGTTCGTCACGAGCTGAGGCTTCTGCCAGGAAGAGCTACTGTGAAGACGAG gaTTCTGTCATCTGCTTGGAGGAGGACCTGACTGCACCAGGGAAGAGACCAGAGAAGTCTTTACGCAGTCTGAATGATGTTCTGGGAAAAGCCACACCTGTTGGTAAAGAGACCAAGACTGTCTCAG gCTCCAAAGTGGCTTCGCAGGGCCAAGAGAAAACAGCTCGGAGAACGTCGACAGTTGTTTCCATCTTTGATGAGAGCAGCCATGAGGGCTCTGAAAATTCCCAGGATGATGAGCAGTTCAGGGCACGAAGGGAGTTCTTGAAGAGCGGCCTGCCTGAGTCCTTTAGGAAACAGATAGCCAAAACTGCTGCCACCAAGGAGGCGTACTCtctctcctgttcctcctttcAACCAGTTATACACATGAAGCAGCCACCAAAAG ATTGCCCTCTTTGGAGTCTACAGTGGCCTGAGTCTCTGTTACTGTGTCATCTGAAAGAGCTTTGGTGCCCAACATCCCACCCACTTCCATCTGTTAGTGGCTCCCTCTGCGTGAGGACAGAACCAGCCCATAGAGCCTGTTATGAACGG ggTTCTGGCTGGAGACCTGAGATCTCTGAAAGCGTTCGTCAGCATCTGATGGAGGAGGTCAGCACAACCAAcccctcatttcctgttcagATGTTCATCACTCGCTTCCTGAACAGACGCACTGATCACCTGCAGCAGTGCACAGCTGCAG AACTGGGGGCTGTAACCAGAGCCACAAGCTCTGCACTGCCAGCTGAACCAgtaggaggaaagaggaagaggatggatGATGAAGCGGAAATGACCTTAAAGGAGGCTAAGAAGCAACGGGCCAATTCCTCAGGAGAGAAATTTGAGCCTGAGCCGACAAAAAAGGGAGGCCGTACAAGACGAACTCGGAGGTCCCGGCCGGAGGATGAGGAGGCAGTGAATGACAAAACCAAACCGTCAGTCAAAGCTGCCCCTGTCCCATCTGAAGAGGACTCTGTGGTTGTACTTGTGGGAGAGGACACTGAAACAAAAG ATGTGGCGAAGGAGGATGTGTTATGGACGGAGAAATATCAGCCTCAGCATTCCAGCGACATCATAGGCAACACTTCCTCAGTGAGGAGGCTGCACAG CTGGCTAAAAGAGTGGAAACTCCGTGCAGACcgagaagagagaaaaaagcagaaGGACAAGAAACGAGAGGAAGGAAGCAACG ACTCAGACTGGGACTGCGGAGAAGAGGACTCCCAGGACGGAGAGGACATGTTGTGTAATACCATGCTCATCACAGGACCCACCGGAGTTGGAAAGACGGCTGCAGTCTATGCTTGTGCCCAGGAGCTGGGCTTTAAG GTGTTTGAGGTGAATGCTTCGTCTCAGCGAAGTGGTCGTCTTATTCTGTCCCAGCTGAAGGAAGCCACTCAGTCTCACCAGGTGGACAGTCAGGGGGTCAACGCCCACAAACCCACCTACTTTAACAGCTATGGCACAAGCAGCAGTGCTGGCACTCTCAGGCCTGGATCCTCTCCCA GGAAGGTTAACTCTCCTCGTAGAGTTGTTTCCTCTCCCAGGAAACATCCCCAGTCCCCCAGAGGTGCTAAAAAAGGAGGCCTGGCTCCTACCTCTTTGGCTAACTTCTTCAAAATAGGTCGACCtacaaacaaagagacacttAACACTAAGAAGAATGAACAAACAG GTGTTTCCAAGAAAGTCATAAAAGCAACTGAGTGTGCCACTAAGCATAACGAGCCTGCAGTGAAATCACCAGCAGCCACCACCCCAAAAGAGAATAACAaggaagagcagaagaagacagCCACCTCGCTTATCCTGTTTGAAGAAGTGGATGTTATTTTTGATGATGACTCTGGCTTTCTAGCTGCCATCAAGACGTTCATGACCACTACCAAGAGACCAGTCATCCTCACTACCAGCG ACCCTGCTTTCAGCACCATGTTTGATGGCAACTTTGAAAACATCCATTTCAAAGCACCCTCCGTG TCGGAGGCAGGCAgcttcctgcagctgttgtgtCTGGCGGAGGACATGAGGACAGACCAACGGGACGTCAGCTCTTTGCTCAAACTGAACGGCTGTGACGTCAGGCAGAgtttactgcagctgcagttctGGGCTCGCAGCGGAGGAAGCCGCTGCGCAACCACGCCATTGACACACAAGAAACAAGGTAACAATAAAG AAGCCGAAGTAAAGCCAGAGACTAATGAAGAGGCAGCCggcatgtcagtgtgtgcagcGGCTGTCCCGTCTGCACTCCCTCCCTGTGACACCGGCTGCACTGAGAGCCTGCTGGGCCTGCTGAATGTTGCACCTGAGAGAGACATTTGGGAGCTGCTCAGG AGCTGTAACCCGCTGGAGGAGGCCTTGTGCTGGGAGGTGCTGACCAGCAGCAGGCGTCGAGGAGTGGACCTGCTGTATTCCAACTTGGAGACACTCTTACCTCTACCACTCACACAGCTAAATGCCTCCACCTACAAACCAGGGCAGACTGTTTCTATATCACAGGACCATCCTTCTCTTAATCCAAAAGAGCCTCCATCCACCTGCTCGCAGTCTGACATGCCGCCATCCCACGCCAGGGTACAGCACACGGCAGAGTCAGAGGATGGCTTGGATGATGGCAGTCCAATAAAAATGTCCAGCAGAATGAGGAGTAGCAAGAGGCGGCAACGTCTACCTGACCAGGATAGACTgcactctgactctgactcagaGGACAGTTTTCTATCTCTCCGCAAGCCACAAGGTGCTGCCCAGGCAAAGGAGGAAGCGAAAGAGAGTTTACTTTCAGAGACTGTGAAGAGGAGGCCACTGACTCCTGAAGAGCGTCTAAAAAGTCTCCCAGTGTCCCACTGTCTAGAATCACTAGCTGACTTTTTGGACAACATGTCTTACATGGACTCCACCTTTCCTGGTCATCCTGAAGTGTGTGACGGTCACAGAAGCATGTCGACAGTTTGTGCAGTGGTGAAGGATGGGATGATAGATGAGTCAAGGGTTGAAATTGACAGGAGCTGGGTCAGAGGAGGGCATGCCTTGGAGATCCCAGCTGCTGTGGAGGCTCTGAGCTTCCGCAGGTGCCGGGCTTCAGTAGCGGAAGCCTGGGACGAAGCCCAACAGCTAGAAGGGGAACTGGGAAAGGAGGCTGCAGCCGAACTCACGCTCCCTGTGACCGCCCATCATAGTGGTTACAGTTTCACGAGGGATGGCCCCTGTCAACCACA GCTGGtccaacagaggagagaagtgatGGAGAGTCTGATGTTCAGAGGAGCTTTTGGTACTCTGGGCAACAGACCAGCAGCTGCTCTGGACTACTTGCCAGCCCTACGCACCATCTGCAGGTCTGAGAAGCTCAAGGAGCAGGGCAAGGTTAAGCGAAG GTTCCTGCACTACCTAGACGCGATCCACCTGGGTCTTGAAAGGAGCACTCTACAGCACCTTGCTGAAGACTTTCCCTAA
- the atad5a gene encoding ATPase family AAA domain-containing protein 5 isoform X2, with product MMAGVVAMASVIEDFDTQPCKKSRKDVASPVGKTITNYFSPVPKPVEKPFSPPRSNNIMNYFIRKAPPSKEKTSSPEQLKENYQTAQPDEKRTSPEAAVKQPYQKRSRKVSKTARKLVEPEIVCSTENQSCLIVEEPHDNRDLAAEAVRNCYVFGSDTAALPVQISPEACVAAEKLETKAPNTVSEKDDHHEDRSECENDVTLKPELNSIELSPIVPPKDKVKQIKTIVRISRKKQQQEVKHSEPEEKEIESSLCDVSMEVNVDEASQLNSTVTISFEEFVRSQRQDRAEENIEDEQGKEDESKTTSDAEKMNADQLDIPKVEENVASGHLPLQVSPRTVTIQAEVHVVSPKQENKAAGKLASIFSRRKALSPADIVSSSPIEAGRQLPASSLTVKRKSNVVLQEEDLELAVLESESIPKSSEAERKQFMAAFKQASLDGSKTKSVKCQGKEKQPGEKVLDDADKVAEEDTQVPPLVEQVPAATRHSKVSKKKPLRTGRKKAKEEKEAVTTPPAAGPVEETAATIVEVDNEREEPPITSTPSIPMVRRSRREAVVRQTPEATPTAPVKKNRKHNTAAALLNDSPAEMSTPKIRKSKHGVFVAEMVCPPDTKQSPIRIKFTRVHTNVPLTKAESGSGINTPLATKTSDNSKKRKQAKRLVEKARVIQQSKKTAVKERSTLRRSSRAEASARKSYCEDEDSVICLEEDLTAPGKRPEKSLRSLNDVLGKATPVGKETKTVSGSKVASQGQEKTARRTSTVVSIFDESSHEGSENSQDDEQFRARREFLKSGLPESFRKQIAKTAATKEAYSLSCSSFQPVIHMKQPPKDCPLWSLQWPESLLLCHLKELWCPTSHPLPSVSGSLCVRTEPAHRACYERGSGWRPEISESVRQHLMEEVSTTNPSFPVQMFITRFLNRRTDHLQQCTAAELGAVTRATSSALPAEPVGGKRKRMDDEAEMTLKEAKKQRANSSGEKFEPEPTKKGGRTRRTRRSRPEDEEAVNDKTKPSVKAAPVPSEEDSVVVLVGEDTETKDVAKEDVLWTEKYQPQHSSDIIGNTSSVRRLHSWLKEWKLRADREERKKQKDKKREEGSNDSDWDCGEEDSQDGEDMLCNTMLITGPTGVGKTAAVYACAQELGFKVFEVNASSQRSGRLILSQLKEATQSHQVDSQGVNAHKPTYFNSYGTSSSAGTLRPGSSPRKVNSPRRVVSSPRKHPQSPRGAKKGGLAPTSLANFFKIGRPTNKETLNTKKNEQTGVSKKVIKATECATKHNEPAVKSPAATTPKENNKEEQKKTATSLILFEEVDVIFDDDSGFLAAIKTFMTTTKRPVILTTSDPAFSTMFDGNFENIHFKAPSVSEAGSFLQLLCLAEDMRTDQRDVSSLLKLNGCDVRQSLLQLQFWARSGGSRCATTPLTHKKQEAEVKPETNEEAAGMSVCAAAVPSALPPCDTGCTESLLGLLNVAPERDIWELLRSCNPLEEALCWEVLTSSRRRGVDLLYSNLETLLPLPLTQLNASTYKPGQTVSISQDHPSLNPKEPPSTCSQSDMPPSHARVQHTAESEDGLDDGSPIKMSSRMRSSKRRQRLPDQDRLHSDSDSEDSFLSLRKPQGAAQAKEEAKESLLSETVKRRPLTPEERLKSLPVSHCLESLADFLDNMSYMDSTFPGHPEVCDGHRSMSTVCAVVKDGMIDESRVEIDRSWVRGGHALEIPAAVEALSFRRCRASVAEAWDEAQQLEGELGKEAAAELTLPVTAHHSGYSFTRDGPCQPQLVQQRREVMESLMFRGAFGTLGNRPAAALDYLPALRTICRSEKLKEQGKVKRRFLHYLDAIHLGLERSTLQHLAEDFP from the exons ATGATGGCTGGTGTTGTGGCTATGGCATCTGTCATTGAGGACTTTGACACCCAG CCTTGCAAGAAATCTCGCAAAGATGTTGCCAGTCCTGTTGGCAAGACTATCACAAACTATTTCTCTCCTGTGCCCAAGCCTGTGGAGAAGCCCTTTTCTCCTCCCCGATCCAACAACATAATGAATTACTTTATCCGGAAGGCCCCCCCCTCTAAAGAAAAGACCAGCTCTCCAGAACAGTTGAAGGAGAACTATCAGACAGCTCAGCCTGATGAGAAACGCACCAGCCCAGAGGCAGCAGTGAAGCAGCCATACCAGAAACGGAGTAGGAAGGTCAGCAAAACTGCAAGAAAACTTGTGGAGCCTGAAATTGTTTGCTCCACAGAGAACCAGAGCTGCCTGATTGTAGAGGAACCACATGACAACAGAGACTTAGCGGCAGAAGCAGTCAGGAACTGTTACGTTTTTGGCAGTGATACAGCAGCCCTGCCGGTTCAGATTAGTCCTGAGGCTTGTGTCGCTGCAGAAAAATTGGAGACAAAAGCCCCTAATACTGTCAGTGAAAAAGATGACCATCACGAAGACAGATCTGAATGTGAGAACGATGTCACACTTAAACCAGAACTGAACAGTATTGAATTATCTCCAATTGTACCTCCAAAAGATAAagtaaaacagattaaaaccATCGTACGAATTTCTAGGAAGAAGCAGCAACAGGAGGTGAAGCATTCAGAaccagaggagaaagaaattgAGAGCTCCCTGTGTGATGTTAGTATGGAAGTCAATGTGGATGAGGCCTCTCAGTTGAATAGCACAGTCACAATCTCCTTTGAGGAATTTGTGCGGAGTCAGAGGCAGGACAGGGCTGAAGAAAACATAGAAGATGAACAGGGCAAGGAAGATGAAAGTAAAACCACttcagatgcagaaaaaatgaACGCTGACCAGTTGGACATCCCTAAAGTTGAAGAAAATGTAGCTTCTGGGCATCTACCTCTTCAAGTCTCACCACGAACCGTCACCATCCAGGCCGAAGTGCATGTAGTTTCAcccaaacaagaaaacaaggcAGCTGGAAAGTTAGCTTCTATCTTCAGTAGGAGGAAAGCGCTGAGCCCTGCAGATATAGTATCATCTTCTCCCATAGAGGCTGGACGACaacttcctgcttcctctctgACAGTCAAGCGAAAATCCAATGTGGTTCTTCAAGAAGAAGATCTAGAGCTGGCTGTGCTTGAGAGTGAATCCATTCCCAAGTCcagtgaggcagagaggaagcagTTCATGGCTGCCTTCAAACAGGCCAGTCTGGATGGATCCAAAACCAAGTCTGTTAAGTGTCAGGGAAAGGAGAAGCAGCCGGGAGAGAAGGTTTTGGATGATGCCGACAAAGTTGCTGAAGAGGACACTCAGGTTCCACCTTTGGTTGAGCAAGTCCCAGCTGCCACTCGGCATAGCAAAGTATCTAAAAAGAAACCGTTAAGAACAGGCAGGAAGAAAGCtaaggaagaaaaggaggcagTCACCACCCCACCTGCTGCTGGTCCTGTGGAAGAAACTGCAGCCACAATAGTTGAGGTTGATAATGAAAGAGAGGAGCCTCCAATCACTTCAACTCCCTCCATCCCCATGGTGAGGAGATCCAGGAGAGAGGCTGTAGTGAGACAAACACCTGAGGCCACCCCAACAGCTCCTGTCAAAAAAAACCGGAAACAcaatactgctgctgctttactgAATGACAGCCCTGCAGAGATGTCCACCCCAAAGATACGCAAGTCCAAGCATGGAGTCTTTGTAGCAGAGATGGTGTGCCCCCctgacacaaagcaaagcccaaTCAG gATTAAATTTACTAGAGTCCACACAAATGTTCCCCTGACCAAGGCTGAGAGTGGAAGTGGCATAAACACACCTTTGGCTACTAAA acATCAGATAATTCTAAAAAAAGGAAGCAGGCAAAGAGGTTGGTGGAGAAAGCAAGAGTGATTCAGCAGAGTAAAAAAACTGCCGTTAAGGAGAGGAGCACCTTAAGGCGTTCGTCACGAGCTGAGGCTTCTGCCAGGAAGAGCTACTGTGAAGACGAG gaTTCTGTCATCTGCTTGGAGGAGGACCTGACTGCACCAGGGAAGAGACCAGAGAAGTCTTTACGCAGTCTGAATGATGTTCTGGGAAAAGCCACACCTGTTGGTAAAGAGACCAAGACTGTCTCAG gCTCCAAAGTGGCTTCGCAGGGCCAAGAGAAAACAGCTCGGAGAACGTCGACAGTTGTTTCCATCTTTGATGAGAGCAGCCATGAGGGCTCTGAAAATTCCCAGGATGATGAGCAGTTCAGGGCACGAAGGGAGTTCTTGAAGAGCGGCCTGCCTGAGTCCTTTAGGAAACAGATAGCCAAAACTGCTGCCACCAAGGAGGCGTACTCtctctcctgttcctcctttcAACCAGTTATACACATGAAGCAGCCACCAAAAG ATTGCCCTCTTTGGAGTCTACAGTGGCCTGAGTCTCTGTTACTGTGTCATCTGAAAGAGCTTTGGTGCCCAACATCCCACCCACTTCCATCTGTTAGTGGCTCCCTCTGCGTGAGGACAGAACCAGCCCATAGAGCCTGTTATGAACGG ggTTCTGGCTGGAGACCTGAGATCTCTGAAAGCGTTCGTCAGCATCTGATGGAGGAGGTCAGCACAACCAAcccctcatttcctgttcagATGTTCATCACTCGCTTCCTGAACAGACGCACTGATCACCTGCAGCAGTGCACAGCTGCAG AACTGGGGGCTGTAACCAGAGCCACAAGCTCTGCACTGCCAGCTGAACCAgtaggaggaaagaggaagaggatggatGATGAAGCGGAAATGACCTTAAAGGAGGCTAAGAAGCAACGGGCCAATTCCTCAGGAGAGAAATTTGAGCCTGAGCCGACAAAAAAGGGAGGCCGTACAAGACGAACTCGGAGGTCCCGGCCGGAGGATGAGGAGGCAGTGAATGACAAAACCAAACCGTCAGTCAAAGCTGCCCCTGTCCCATCTGAAGAGGACTCTGTGGTTGTACTTGTGGGAGAGGACACTGAAACAAAAG ATGTGGCGAAGGAGGATGTGTTATGGACGGAGAAATATCAGCCTCAGCATTCCAGCGACATCATAGGCAACACTTCCTCAGTGAGGAGGCTGCACAG CTGGCTAAAAGAGTGGAAACTCCGTGCAGACcgagaagagagaaaaaagcagaaGGACAAGAAACGAGAGGAAGGAAGCAACG ACTCAGACTGGGACTGCGGAGAAGAGGACTCCCAGGACGGAGAGGACATGTTGTGTAATACCATGCTCATCACAGGACCCACCGGAGTTGGAAAGACGGCTGCAGTCTATGCTTGTGCCCAGGAGCTGGGCTTTAAG GTGTTTGAGGTGAATGCTTCGTCTCAGCGAAGTGGTCGTCTTATTCTGTCCCAGCTGAAGGAAGCCACTCAGTCTCACCAGGTGGACAGTCAGGGGGTCAACGCCCACAAACCCACCTACTTTAACAGCTATGGCACAAGCAGCAGTGCTGGCACTCTCAGGCCTGGATCCTCTCCCA GGAAGGTTAACTCTCCTCGTAGAGTTGTTTCCTCTCCCAGGAAACATCCCCAGTCCCCCAGAGGTGCTAAAAAAGGAGGCCTGGCTCCTACCTCTTTGGCTAACTTCTTCAAAATAGGTCGACCtacaaacaaagagacacttAACACTAAGAAGAATGAACAAACAG GTGTTTCCAAGAAAGTCATAAAAGCAACTGAGTGTGCCACTAAGCATAACGAGCCTGCAGTGAAATCACCAGCAGCCACCACCCCAAAAGAGAATAACAaggaagagcagaagaagacagCCACCTCGCTTATCCTGTTTGAAGAAGTGGATGTTATTTTTGATGATGACTCTGGCTTTCTAGCTGCCATCAAGACGTTCATGACCACTACCAAGAGACCAGTCATCCTCACTACCAGCG ACCCTGCTTTCAGCACCATGTTTGATGGCAACTTTGAAAACATCCATTTCAAAGCACCCTCCGTG TCGGAGGCAGGCAgcttcctgcagctgttgtgtCTGGCGGAGGACATGAGGACAGACCAACGGGACGTCAGCTCTTTGCTCAAACTGAACGGCTGTGACGTCAGGCAGAgtttactgcagctgcagttctGGGCTCGCAGCGGAGGAAGCCGCTGCGCAACCACGCCATTGACACACAAGAAACAAG AAGCCGAAGTAAAGCCAGAGACTAATGAAGAGGCAGCCggcatgtcagtgtgtgcagcGGCTGTCCCGTCTGCACTCCCTCCCTGTGACACCGGCTGCACTGAGAGCCTGCTGGGCCTGCTGAATGTTGCACCTGAGAGAGACATTTGGGAGCTGCTCAGG AGCTGTAACCCGCTGGAGGAGGCCTTGTGCTGGGAGGTGCTGACCAGCAGCAGGCGTCGAGGAGTGGACCTGCTGTATTCCAACTTGGAGACACTCTTACCTCTACCACTCACACAGCTAAATGCCTCCACCTACAAACCAGGGCAGACTGTTTCTATATCACAGGACCATCCTTCTCTTAATCCAAAAGAGCCTCCATCCACCTGCTCGCAGTCTGACATGCCGCCATCCCACGCCAGGGTACAGCACACGGCAGAGTCAGAGGATGGCTTGGATGATGGCAGTCCAATAAAAATGTCCAGCAGAATGAGGAGTAGCAAGAGGCGGCAACGTCTACCTGACCAGGATAGACTgcactctgactctgactcagaGGACAGTTTTCTATCTCTCCGCAAGCCACAAGGTGCTGCCCAGGCAAAGGAGGAAGCGAAAGAGAGTTTACTTTCAGAGACTGTGAAGAGGAGGCCACTGACTCCTGAAGAGCGTCTAAAAAGTCTCCCAGTGTCCCACTGTCTAGAATCACTAGCTGACTTTTTGGACAACATGTCTTACATGGACTCCACCTTTCCTGGTCATCCTGAAGTGTGTGACGGTCACAGAAGCATGTCGACAGTTTGTGCAGTGGTGAAGGATGGGATGATAGATGAGTCAAGGGTTGAAATTGACAGGAGCTGGGTCAGAGGAGGGCATGCCTTGGAGATCCCAGCTGCTGTGGAGGCTCTGAGCTTCCGCAGGTGCCGGGCTTCAGTAGCGGAAGCCTGGGACGAAGCCCAACAGCTAGAAGGGGAACTGGGAAAGGAGGCTGCAGCCGAACTCACGCTCCCTGTGACCGCCCATCATAGTGGTTACAGTTTCACGAGGGATGGCCCCTGTCAACCACA GCTGGtccaacagaggagagaagtgatGGAGAGTCTGATGTTCAGAGGAGCTTTTGGTACTCTGGGCAACAGACCAGCAGCTGCTCTGGACTACTTGCCAGCCCTACGCACCATCTGCAGGTCTGAGAAGCTCAAGGAGCAGGGCAAGGTTAAGCGAAG GTTCCTGCACTACCTAGACGCGATCCACCTGGGTCTTGAAAGGAGCACTCTACAGCACCTTGCTGAAGACTTTCCCTAA